The proteins below come from a single Benincasa hispida cultivar B227 chromosome 4, ASM972705v1, whole genome shotgun sequence genomic window:
- the LOC120076356 gene encoding GATA transcription factor 8-like, producing MIADEIDCGNFFDHIDDLLDFPTENLDDVAFTNVAAFPPIWTTHSDSLPSAVVDPVFSADTGDSGLSAELPAPYDDMVQLEWLSNFVDDSFSGAGTLTINTSSLSPSNQFHTSSPVSVLDSSSSSSSSSSSDEKKALATAAGRRGRARSKRPRPPSFIPRPPQLISPTNSGGKVSSESDNYAESCSPPPPAKKPKKIKLSYRRDQNDAFNPQGVRKCLHCEVTKTPQWRAGPLGPKTLCNACGVRYKSGRLYPEYRPAASPTFVPCLHSNSHKKVLEMRIKQVEKGAGFTAEESPPELIPNTNSGIILGYV from the exons ATGATTGCCGACGAGATTGATTGTGGGAATTTCTTCGACCATATTGACGACCTTCTTGATTTTCCTACTGAAAACCTTGACGATGTTGCCTTCACTAACGTCGCCGCCTTCCCTCCCATTTGGACTACACATTCCGACTCCTTGCCATCCGCCGTCGTCGACCCGGTGTTTTCCGCCGATACTGGTGACTCTGGCCTCTCCGCTGAACTCCCTGCTCCG TACGATGACATGGTTCAATTGGAATGGCTATCAAATTTCGTCGACGATTCCTTCTCCGGCGCCGGAACCCTAACCATCAACACCTCCTCATTATCGCCGTCGAACCAATTCCACACCTCAAGTCCAGTCTCCGTTCTCGACAGTAgtagcagcagcagcagcagctcCAGCTCCGACGAAAAAAAAGCCCTAGCCACGGCGGCTGGTAGACGAGGCCGCGCTCGCAGCAAGCGGCCTCGGCCGCCGTCTTTCATTCCCCGACCACCGCAACTCATATCGCCAACGAATTCAGGCGGTAAGGTTTCATCGGAATCCGATAACTACGCCGAATCCTGTTCTCCTCCTCCACCCGCGAAGAAACCAAAGAAGATCAAATTATCGTACCGACGAGATCAAAACGATGCGTTTAATCCACAAGGCGTGAGGAAATGCTTACATTGTGAAGTGACGAAGACGCCGCAATGGAGAGCAGGGCCATTAGGACCTAAAACTCTCTGTAACGCTTGCGGCGTCCGGTACAAATCCGGCCGCCTTTACCCGGAGTACCGGCCCGCAGCGAGTCCGACATTTGTCCCCTGTTTACACTCCAATTCGCATAAGAAGGTTCTCGAAATGAGAATCAAACAAGTTGAAAAAGGGGCGGGGTTCACGGCGGAGGAGTCGCCACCGGAACTCATTCCGAATACAAACAGCGGTATTATCCTCGGGTACGTTTGA